In Capillimicrobium parvum, a genomic segment contains:
- a CDS encoding LysR family transcriptional regulator: MELRQLEYLVAVARHGQFTSAADALWLTQSALSQQVRRLEAELGVALLQRTSRGVVPTAAGEELLVRAERVLAEVAAARSELARHAGATRGRVRVAATIADAPGLPAALAAFHREQPDLQIALRHASADEVVALLARGAVDVALTAEPAGALPGGVERVAVAEEPLHAMLPAGDPLAATARLSLGALSDRPFILGEPGSALRATVLAACQAAGYSPVPLFELGDPAAARHLVAAGLAVAVAPASWFVAGDGAVERVTLAEPAPRHRIALLAPATRPSPPGRLLLAHLTAALAR, from the coding sequence ATGGAGCTGCGCCAGCTCGAGTACCTCGTGGCCGTCGCCCGCCACGGCCAGTTCACCAGCGCCGCCGACGCGCTCTGGCTCACCCAGTCCGCGCTCTCGCAGCAGGTCCGGCGCCTCGAGGCCGAGCTCGGCGTGGCGCTGCTTCAGCGAACGTCGCGCGGCGTCGTCCCGACCGCCGCGGGGGAGGAGCTGCTGGTGCGCGCCGAGCGCGTGCTCGCCGAGGTCGCCGCCGCGCGCTCGGAGCTGGCGCGGCACGCGGGCGCGACCCGCGGCCGGGTGCGCGTCGCCGCGACGATCGCCGACGCCCCCGGCCTACCCGCGGCGCTCGCGGCGTTTCACCGCGAGCAGCCCGACCTGCAGATCGCGCTGCGCCACGCCTCGGCCGACGAGGTCGTCGCCCTGCTCGCGCGCGGCGCGGTCGACGTCGCGCTCACCGCCGAGCCCGCCGGCGCCCTGCCGGGCGGCGTCGAGCGCGTCGCGGTCGCCGAGGAGCCGCTGCACGCGATGCTCCCGGCCGGCGACCCACTGGCCGCGACCGCGCGGCTGAGCCTCGGCGCCCTCAGCGACCGGCCGTTCATCCTGGGCGAGCCCGGCAGCGCGCTGCGGGCGACGGTCCTCGCCGCCTGTCAGGCCGCGGGCTACAGCCCGGTCCCGCTGTTCGAGCTCGGCGACCCGGCCGCGGCGCGCCACCTCGTCGCCGCCGGCCTCGCCGTGGCGGTCGCGCCGGCGTCGTGGTTCGTCGCGGGCGACGGCGCGGTCGAGCGCGTCACGCTCGCCGAGCCCGCCCCGCGCCACCGCATCGCTCTGCTCGCCCCGGCGACGCGGCCCTCGCCGCCGGGCCGCCTCCTGCTCGCGCATCTCACGGCGGCGCTCGCGCGCTGA
- the trxA gene encoding thioredoxin: MTTTHSIPVVDDDHFTAEVLEAERPVLVDFTAAWCPPCRMMKPVLEELAAERDDLAIVQVDVEDSTITAARYGVLSMPTFILFRGGAPVTQLVGARPKRRLERELDAVL, encoded by the coding sequence ATGACCACGACGCACTCCATCCCCGTCGTCGACGACGACCACTTCACCGCCGAGGTCCTGGAGGCCGAGCGCCCCGTCCTCGTGGACTTCACCGCGGCCTGGTGCCCTCCCTGCCGGATGATGAAGCCCGTCCTCGAGGAGCTCGCCGCCGAGCGCGACGACCTGGCGATCGTCCAGGTCGACGTCGAGGACAGCACGATCACCGCGGCGCGCTACGGCGTCCTCTCGATGCCGACGTTCATCCTCTTCCGCGGGGGCGCGCCGGTGACGCAGCTGGTGGGCGCGCGGCCGAAGCGGCGGCTGGAGCGCGAGCTCGACGCCGTGCTGTAG
- a CDS encoding nitroreductase family deazaflavin-dependent oxidoreductase, whose protein sequence is MLFGKEHVDRYLATDGEEGHDWQGTMCLLLTTTGAKSGEPRIAPLIYEPYGDAYLVVASKGGAPKPPAWYVNLRENPGVEVQIKGEKFRATARDATPEEKPDMWKVMTKAWPDYDSYQAKTDRQIPVVVLERA, encoded by the coding sequence ATGCTCTTCGGCAAGGAACACGTCGACCGCTACCTCGCCACCGACGGCGAGGAGGGCCACGACTGGCAGGGCACCATGTGCCTGCTGCTGACCACGACCGGCGCGAAGTCCGGTGAACCGCGCATCGCGCCGCTGATCTACGAGCCCTACGGCGACGCCTACCTCGTCGTCGCCTCGAAGGGCGGCGCCCCGAAGCCGCCGGCGTGGTACGTCAACCTGCGCGAGAACCCCGGCGTGGAGGTCCAGATCAAGGGCGAGAAGTTCCGGGCGACCGCGCGCGACGCCACGCCCGAGGAGAAGCCGGACATGTGGAAGGTCATGACGAAGGCCTGGCCGGACTACGACAGCTACCAGGCCAAGACCGACCGCCAGATCCCGGTCGTCGTCCTCGAGCGCGCCTGA
- a CDS encoding acyl-CoA dehydrogenase family protein, whose protein sequence is MDAPATETARRVAREHLAPVATELDLAGVAPAEQLDALAGAGLYGIGVEEDFATVCAVIEILAAACLTTTFVWTQHLGVLLAVGSRPEGDPLRAEWLEPLSRGERRAGTAFTGGALPGPPLLHATQADGGWRLDGTAPWISGWGVVDVLYVAGRDPEDRVVWGLLDAAQPRGLVVEPLELLAVDASATVRADFDAVPLPAERVTAVEPLPPGAGLRPYAIRTHAAMALGVAGRCCEIAGASPLDAELAACRRELDAGLDDPEAMVAARARVAGLTLRASAAALVGTGAGGVVAGSEVERLGREALFLAAFGLRAPIRAALLHRLGAGPEHR, encoded by the coding sequence GTGGACGCCCCCGCGACCGAGACCGCGCGCCGCGTCGCGCGCGAGCACCTCGCCCCCGTCGCGACCGAGCTCGACCTGGCCGGGGTCGCGCCCGCCGAGCAGCTCGACGCGCTGGCCGGAGCGGGGCTCTACGGGATCGGGGTCGAGGAGGACTTCGCCACCGTCTGCGCGGTCATCGAGATCCTCGCCGCCGCCTGCCTGACCACGACGTTCGTCTGGACGCAGCACCTCGGCGTGCTGCTCGCAGTCGGCTCCCGGCCCGAGGGCGATCCGCTGCGGGCCGAGTGGCTGGAGCCGCTGAGCCGCGGCGAGCGCCGGGCCGGCACGGCGTTCACCGGCGGTGCGCTGCCCGGTCCCCCGCTCCTGCACGCGACGCAGGCCGACGGCGGCTGGCGCCTCGACGGCACGGCGCCGTGGATCAGCGGCTGGGGCGTCGTCGACGTGCTGTACGTCGCCGGGCGCGACCCCGAGGACCGCGTCGTGTGGGGCCTGCTCGACGCCGCCCAGCCCCGCGGGCTCGTCGTCGAGCCGCTCGAGCTGCTGGCGGTCGACGCGAGCGCCACCGTGCGTGCCGACTTCGACGCCGTGCCGCTGCCCGCCGAGCGGGTCACGGCGGTCGAGCCGCTGCCCCCCGGGGCCGGCCTGCGGCCGTACGCCATCCGCACGCACGCGGCGATGGCGCTCGGCGTGGCCGGCCGGTGCTGCGAGATCGCCGGCGCCTCCCCGCTGGACGCGGAGCTCGCGGCCTGCCGCCGCGAGCTCGACGCGGGGCTCGATGACCCCGAGGCCATGGTCGCCGCGCGGGCGCGGGTGGCCGGCCTGACCCTGCGGGCGTCGGCCGCGGCGCTCGTCGGCACGGGAGCGGGCGGCGTGGTCGCCGGCAGCGAGGTCGAGCGCCTCGGCCGGGAGGCGCTCTTCCTCGCGGCGTTCGGCTTGCGGGCGCCGATCCGCGCCGCCCTGCTGCACCGGCTCGGGGCGGGACCGGAGCACCGGTAG
- a CDS encoding MFS transporter, protein MGLFMLMLDSTVVTLALPAIRRELGASPSELQWVVNAYLLTVAVFVVTAGRLGDMVGRKRVFLVALAIFSGGLVVAALAPSIEVLVVARVIQGVGAAGMLTLSLALVSSAFSDADRPRALGIWAGVSALALAIGPLVGGVLVDQLSWRWVFWIGVPPLALGFLWTARATRETRDEAAGRHLDVPGVVTLTLGLGLIVLALVQGDDWGWSSARTLVVLALGILAAIAFVVIDEHVKSPIVEFDLFRNRPYLGATAAAFCLVGAWWAVIFYMPQYLQDILGYSAVASGVLVLPITAPMVVISPLCERLIARVGAKVLMTAGMLCATVGVLIMTRIDATSGYALLLPGFLLFGVALGLVYTPMSTAAMAAMPRSKAGIAAGVLAMNRLLAGSVLLAATGALFAAFGHERDGAPLDVHYTYALSHALWATVALLAVGTVLTAWLVEGRATPTPAPDGGPQPSTASGTMANRSTSTSP, encoded by the coding sequence ATGGGCCTGTTCATGCTCATGCTCGACTCCACCGTGGTGACGCTGGCCCTGCCCGCCATCCGGCGCGAGCTCGGCGCCTCGCCGAGCGAGCTGCAGTGGGTGGTCAACGCCTACCTGCTGACCGTCGCGGTCTTCGTCGTCACCGCGGGCCGGCTCGGCGACATGGTCGGCCGCAAGCGCGTCTTCCTCGTCGCGCTGGCGATCTTCTCCGGCGGCCTCGTGGTCGCCGCTCTGGCGCCGTCGATCGAGGTGCTCGTCGTCGCCCGCGTCATCCAGGGCGTCGGCGCGGCGGGGATGCTCACCCTGTCGCTGGCGCTCGTCAGCTCCGCCTTCTCCGACGCCGACCGCCCGCGGGCGCTCGGGATCTGGGCGGGCGTCTCCGCGCTGGCGCTCGCCATCGGGCCGCTCGTCGGCGGCGTGCTCGTCGACCAGCTGTCGTGGCGCTGGGTGTTCTGGATCGGCGTGCCGCCGCTCGCCCTCGGCTTCCTGTGGACCGCGCGCGCGACGCGCGAGACCCGCGACGAGGCCGCCGGCCGCCACCTCGACGTGCCCGGCGTCGTCACGCTGACCCTGGGTCTCGGGCTGATCGTGCTCGCGCTCGTGCAGGGCGATGACTGGGGCTGGTCGTCGGCGCGCACCCTCGTGGTGCTGGCACTCGGGATCCTCGCGGCGATCGCGTTCGTCGTCATCGACGAGCACGTCAAGAGCCCGATCGTCGAGTTCGACCTGTTCCGCAACCGCCCGTACCTCGGCGCGACCGCCGCCGCGTTCTGCCTCGTGGGGGCCTGGTGGGCGGTGATCTTCTACATGCCGCAGTACCTCCAGGACATCCTCGGCTACAGCGCGGTGGCGAGCGGCGTGCTCGTGCTGCCCATCACGGCGCCGATGGTCGTCATCTCGCCGCTGTGCGAGCGGCTGATCGCCCGCGTCGGGGCGAAGGTGCTCATGACGGCCGGGATGCTCTGCGCGACCGTCGGGGTGCTGATCATGACCCGGATCGACGCGACGAGCGGGTACGCCCTCCTCCTGCCCGGCTTCCTGCTGTTCGGCGTCGCGCTCGGGCTCGTCTACACGCCGATGTCGACCGCCGCCATGGCCGCGATGCCGCGCTCGAAGGCGGGGATCGCGGCCGGCGTCCTCGCGATGAACCGCCTGCTCGCCGGCTCGGTGCTGCTGGCGGCGACCGGCGCGCTGTTCGCCGCGTTCGGCCACGAGCGCGACGGCGCGCCGCTCGACGTCCACTACACGTACGCGCTCTCGCACGCGCTGTGGGCGACCGTCGCGCTGCTGGCGGTGGGGACGGTCCTCACGGCGTGGCTGGTCGAGGGCCGCGCCACGCCCACGCCCGCGCCCGACGGCGGCCCTCAGCCGTCCACGGCGAGCGGCACGATGGCGAACCGGTCGACGTCGACCAGCCCGTAG
- the ade gene encoding adenine deaminase, with protein MTDRAQLIAVARGDAAPDLVVEGARVFCAFTREWLEGDVGIAGGRVAGIGTFEGGERVDARGRFVVPGLIDAHMHLESSKLLPGEFARVVVPRGTTSVVVDPHEVGNVLGADGVHWILDATEDLPLRVFVMVPSCVPASAFETAYRALGPGDMEGILHRRRALGVAEMMNFPGVVAGDPDVLARIAVSGATHVDGHAPQLRGRRLDAYVAAGIRSDHESTTWEEMLDKRRRGMWVLVRDASNARNLGAGLELVRRYGPELCALCTDDREPDTLTREGHIDALCRDAVAAGIAVEDVLVMATLHAARCHRLDDLGAVAPGFRADLLVLDDLTSFRPSVVVQDGRVVARDGAAPAFADPPVPAFLHGTVRPAPVTADDLALGTADGRVRVIDLVPGELLTGAGEAQPARRDGEVVADPELDLAKIAVVERHHRSGRVGRALVRGFGLRAGAFASTVAHDGHNIVVVGADDASMLACVERLTALGGGLAVARDGAVRAELALPVAGLLSEAPAAEVVERLDTLTALLAEQGVAVASPFMALSFLALSVIPALKVTDYGLVDVDRFAIVPLAVDG; from the coding sequence ATGACCGACCGCGCCCAGCTGATCGCCGTCGCGCGCGGCGACGCCGCCCCGGACCTCGTCGTGGAGGGCGCCCGCGTGTTCTGCGCGTTCACGCGCGAGTGGCTCGAGGGCGACGTCGGGATCGCCGGCGGCCGCGTCGCCGGGATCGGGACGTTCGAGGGCGGCGAGCGCGTCGATGCGCGCGGGCGCTTCGTCGTCCCGGGGCTCATCGACGCGCACATGCACCTCGAGTCCTCGAAGCTGCTGCCGGGCGAGTTCGCGCGGGTCGTCGTCCCGCGCGGCACGACGTCGGTCGTCGTCGACCCGCACGAGGTCGGCAACGTGCTCGGCGCCGACGGCGTGCACTGGATCCTCGACGCGACGGAGGACCTGCCGCTGCGGGTCTTCGTCATGGTGCCGTCGTGCGTGCCGGCGAGCGCGTTCGAGACCGCCTACCGTGCGCTCGGGCCCGGCGACATGGAGGGCATCCTGCACCGCCGGCGGGCGCTCGGCGTCGCCGAGATGATGAACTTCCCCGGCGTCGTCGCGGGCGATCCCGACGTGCTCGCGCGCATCGCGGTCAGCGGCGCGACGCACGTCGACGGTCACGCCCCGCAGCTGCGCGGCCGGCGCCTGGATGCGTACGTCGCCGCGGGCATCCGCTCCGACCACGAGTCCACGACCTGGGAGGAGATGCTCGACAAGCGCCGGCGCGGCATGTGGGTGCTCGTCCGCGACGCCTCCAATGCGCGCAACCTCGGCGCCGGCCTCGAGCTCGTGCGCCGGTACGGCCCGGAGCTGTGCGCGCTGTGCACCGACGATCGCGAGCCGGACACGCTCACGCGCGAGGGCCACATCGACGCGCTCTGCCGCGACGCGGTGGCGGCGGGCATCGCCGTCGAGGACGTCCTCGTGATGGCGACGCTGCACGCGGCGCGCTGCCACCGGCTCGACGACCTCGGCGCGGTGGCGCCGGGGTTCCGCGCCGACCTCCTCGTGCTCGACGACCTGACGTCGTTCCGCCCGTCGGTCGTCGTGCAGGACGGCCGCGTCGTCGCGCGCGACGGAGCCGCGCCGGCGTTCGCCGACCCACCGGTTCCCGCGTTCCTGCACGGGACCGTACGCCCCGCCCCGGTGACCGCGGACGACCTCGCGCTCGGGACGGCGGACGGCCGCGTCCGCGTCATCGACCTCGTCCCGGGCGAGCTGCTGACCGGCGCCGGGGAGGCGCAGCCCGCGCGGCGCGACGGCGAGGTCGTCGCGGACCCGGAGCTCGACCTGGCGAAGATCGCCGTCGTCGAGCGCCACCACCGGTCGGGACGCGTCGGGCGCGCGCTCGTCCGCGGCTTCGGGCTCCGGGCGGGCGCGTTCGCGTCGACCGTCGCGCATGACGGCCACAACATCGTCGTCGTCGGGGCCGACGACGCCTCGATGCTCGCCTGCGTGGAGCGCCTCACCGCGCTGGGCGGCGGCCTCGCGGTCGCCCGGGACGGCGCGGTGCGCGCCGAGCTCGCGCTGCCCGTCGCCGGGCTGCTGTCGGAGGCGCCCGCGGCCGAGGTCGTCGAACGGCTCGACACGCTGACCGCGCTGCTGGCCGAGCAGGGCGTCGCCGTGGCGAGCCCGTTCATGGCGCTGAGCTTCCTGGCCCTGTCGGTGATTCCCGCGCTGAAGGTGACCGACTACGGGCTGGTCGACGTCGACCGGTTCGCCATCGTGCCGCTCGCCGTGGACGGCTGA
- a CDS encoding LLM class F420-dependent oxidoreductase — MQIFGDEIRFGVHAGPQHASYDDYLALWRNAEDLGYDWVSVFDHFLPIHGSEKGLCFEGPTLLGAMAAHTSRVRCGMLVTGVTYRHPAVLANIVATLDHIAGGRIEFGLGAAWFELEHEQYGIPFPRIGERMDMLDEACRVARGLWTQETTTFEGRHFHLRDARCEPKPVQQHLPLVIGGSGERRTLRIVAEHADIWNTFYGDEDEFRHKLGVLAGHCADVGREPAGIRVSLTFRAVLRDTEREAADAVREVFGPVMDNPLMRKMLIAGTPEQCAERLGALRDLGAGDFLLGTVAPGDARTLELIAREVAPAMRAA; from the coding sequence ATGCAGATCTTCGGGGACGAGATCCGGTTCGGCGTGCACGCCGGCCCGCAGCACGCGAGCTACGACGACTACCTCGCGCTGTGGCGCAACGCCGAGGACCTGGGCTACGACTGGGTCTCGGTGTTCGACCACTTCCTGCCCATCCACGGCAGCGAGAAGGGCCTGTGCTTCGAGGGCCCCACGCTGCTCGGGGCGATGGCCGCGCACACGAGCCGGGTGCGGTGCGGGATGCTCGTCACCGGCGTGACCTACCGGCATCCGGCCGTGCTGGCGAACATCGTCGCGACGCTCGACCACATCGCCGGCGGGCGCATCGAGTTCGGCCTCGGCGCCGCGTGGTTCGAGCTCGAGCACGAGCAGTACGGCATCCCGTTCCCGCGCATCGGCGAGCGCATGGACATGCTCGACGAGGCGTGCCGTGTGGCCCGCGGCCTGTGGACGCAGGAGACGACGACGTTCGAGGGCCGGCACTTCCACCTGCGCGACGCGCGCTGCGAGCCCAAGCCGGTGCAGCAGCACCTGCCGCTGGTCATCGGCGGATCCGGCGAGCGGCGGACGCTGCGCATCGTCGCCGAGCACGCCGACATCTGGAACACGTTCTACGGCGACGAGGACGAGTTCCGCCACAAGCTCGGCGTGCTCGCCGGCCACTGCGCCGACGTGGGCCGCGAGCCGGCCGGCATCCGGGTCTCGCTCACGTTCCGCGCGGTGCTGCGCGACACCGAGCGCGAGGCGGCCGATGCCGTGCGCGAGGTCTTCGGGCCGGTCATGGACAACCCCCTCATGCGCAAGATGCTCATCGCCGGGACCCCGGAGCAGTGCGCCGAGCGCCTCGGCGCCCTCCGGGACCTCGGCGCCGGCGACTTCCTGCTCGGCACGGTCGCCCCGGGCGACGCCCGTACGCTGGAGCTGATCGCCCGGGAGGTCGCGCCGGCGATGCGCGCCGCATGA
- the modA gene encoding molybdate ABC transporter substrate-binding protein, protein MVGSRALATLLAAVALAAAGCGSDSQGGDRGGPGASATVYAASSLRDVLPEIDPAARFSFGGSDTLQLQIERGAPADAFASAAPTQAEALFAEGRCERPVAFATNRLVLIVPREGRGAVTSLGDLGRGGHRLAVGAAGVPVGDYTRRLLAALGRDDVLRDNAVSQEKDVAGIVAKVALGSADAGFVYRTDGLASRGRTRTIALPEGAQPPVRYLACAVRRDGARSAAAQAFLVRLRSDAGRAALRRAGFVLPGARDQRRAAPRRAAR, encoded by the coding sequence ATGGTCGGCTCCCGAGCTCTCGCCACGCTGCTCGCCGCCGTCGCGCTCGCGGCGGCCGGCTGCGGCTCGGACTCGCAGGGCGGCGATCGGGGCGGTCCTGGCGCGTCGGCCACCGTCTACGCGGCGTCGTCGCTGCGCGACGTGCTGCCCGAGATCGATCCCGCCGCGCGCTTCAGCTTCGGCGGCTCGGACACCCTGCAGCTGCAGATCGAGCGCGGCGCGCCCGCGGACGCGTTCGCCTCCGCCGCCCCGACGCAGGCGGAGGCGCTCTTCGCCGAGGGCCGCTGCGAGCGGCCGGTCGCGTTCGCGACGAACCGGCTCGTGCTCATCGTGCCGCGCGAGGGCCGCGGGGCCGTGACGTCGCTCGGGGATCTCGGCCGGGGCGGGCATCGGCTCGCCGTCGGCGCGGCGGGCGTGCCCGTCGGCGACTACACCCGCCGTCTGCTGGCCGCCCTCGGCCGCGATGACGTGCTGCGCGACAACGCCGTCAGCCAGGAGAAGGACGTCGCGGGCATCGTCGCCAAGGTCGCGCTGGGGTCGGCCGACGCCGGGTTCGTCTACCGGACCGACGGACTCGCCTCGCGCGGCCGGACGCGGACGATCGCGCTGCCCGAAGGCGCGCAGCCGCCCGTGCGCTACCTCGCCTGCGCGGTCCGCCGCGACGGCGCTCGCAGCGCGGCGGCGCAGGCGTTCCTGGTCCGGCTGCGCTCTGACGCCGGCCGCGCGGCGCTGCGCCGCGCCGGCTTCGTCCTACCCGGCGCGCGCGATCAGCGCCGCGCTGCGCCGCGGCGCGCCGCGCGGTAG
- the gnd gene encoding phosphogluconate dehydrogenase (NAD(+)-dependent, decarboxylating): MQLGMVGLGRMGANMVRRLMRAGHECVVYDVDPDSVKRLAGEGATGASSLQDMVDKLDAPRSVWLMVPAAFVDGTVADLAPLLSKDDTIIDGGNSSYRDDQRRSKEVGEQGLHYVDCGTSGGVWGLDRGYSLMVGGDDAAVGRLQPIFEALAPGIDAAPRTPGRDGDPQPGEAGWLHCGPPGAGHFVKMVHNGIEYGLMAAYAEGLNILRGANAGNAKQADDAETAPLRDPDAYRYDIDIASVAEVWRRGSVVGSWLLDLTAAALASSPQLDQFSGRVSDSGEGRWTAIAAVEEGVPAPVLTSALFSRFSSRDCDEFANKVMSAMRSEFGGHDEKPAS, from the coding sequence ATGCAGCTGGGGATGGTCGGACTGGGACGGATGGGGGCGAACATGGTCCGGCGGCTGATGCGCGCGGGCCACGAGTGCGTCGTCTACGACGTCGATCCGGACTCGGTGAAGCGGCTCGCCGGGGAAGGCGCCACGGGTGCGAGCTCCCTGCAGGACATGGTCGACAAGCTGGACGCGCCGCGCTCCGTCTGGCTCATGGTGCCCGCCGCGTTCGTGGACGGCACGGTCGCCGACCTCGCGCCGCTGCTGTCGAAGGACGACACGATCATCGACGGCGGCAACTCGTCCTACCGCGACGACCAGCGCCGGTCCAAGGAGGTCGGCGAGCAGGGGCTGCACTACGTCGACTGCGGCACGAGCGGCGGCGTCTGGGGACTCGACCGCGGCTACTCGCTCATGGTCGGCGGCGACGACGCGGCGGTCGGGCGCCTGCAGCCGATCTTCGAGGCACTCGCCCCGGGGATCGACGCGGCGCCGCGCACGCCGGGCCGCGACGGCGATCCCCAGCCGGGCGAGGCGGGCTGGCTGCACTGCGGCCCGCCCGGCGCCGGGCACTTCGTGAAGATGGTCCACAACGGCATCGAGTACGGCCTCATGGCCGCCTACGCGGAGGGCCTGAACATCCTGCGCGGCGCGAACGCCGGCAACGCGAAGCAGGCCGACGACGCCGAGACCGCGCCGCTGCGCGATCCCGACGCCTACCGCTACGACATCGACATCGCCTCCGTGGCCGAGGTCTGGCGCCGCGGCAGCGTCGTCGGCTCGTGGCTGCTGGACCTCACCGCGGCGGCACTCGCGTCCTCGCCGCAGCTCGACCAGTTCTCGGGCCGCGTGTCGGACTCGGGCGAGGGCCGCTGGACGGCGATCGCCGCGGTCGAGGAGGGCGTCCCGGCGCCCGTCCTGACGAGCGCGCTGTTCTCGCGCTTCAGCTCGCGCGACTGCGACGAGTTCGCCAACAAGGTCATGTCGGCGATGCGCTCGGAGTTCGGCGGGCACGACGAGAAACCCGCCTCGTAG
- a CDS encoding LysR substrate-binding domain-containing protein gives MIASASESDSGQEAGPIELRQLRAFVAVAEERHFGRAAERLHIAQPPLSQTIRRLEAELGAPLLYRTTRRVDLAPAGEVLLARAKAILAAVERAEDDARRAARGEYGRLSIGFTGSATYSLLPSLATTLRAHLPGVELELHGEMLTPAQVAGLLDGTLHLALLRPPVDEPELNLATIRRESLVAVLPRAHRLAAADSIALEELAGERFVTYPSYPRSVLRQAVESMCAAHGFRPRSALEAAETATLVSFVAAGYGVSLVPESVTQMTVAGAVYRPLRDEDHQVELAVAWRGDGTTPLVARALHIVRRELTTV, from the coding sequence TTGATAGCCTCTGCCTCCGAATCCGATAGCGGCCAGGAGGCCGGTCCCATCGAGCTACGCCAACTGCGGGCGTTCGTCGCGGTCGCCGAGGAGCGTCACTTCGGCCGCGCCGCCGAGCGCCTGCACATCGCCCAGCCCCCGCTGTCGCAGACGATCCGTCGGCTCGAGGCCGAGCTCGGCGCGCCGTTGCTGTACCGGACCACGCGCCGGGTGGACCTCGCCCCGGCCGGCGAGGTGCTGCTCGCCCGGGCCAAGGCGATCCTCGCGGCGGTCGAGCGGGCCGAGGATGACGCGCGGCGCGCCGCGCGGGGCGAGTACGGGCGCCTGTCGATCGGCTTCACGGGCTCCGCGACGTACTCGCTGCTGCCGTCGCTGGCGACGACCCTGCGCGCGCACCTGCCGGGCGTCGAGCTCGAGCTGCACGGCGAGATGCTCACCCCCGCGCAGGTCGCCGGCCTGCTCGACGGCACGCTGCATCTGGCGCTGCTGCGCCCGCCCGTCGACGAGCCCGAGCTCAACCTGGCCACGATCCGGCGCGAGTCGCTCGTCGCCGTCCTGCCCCGCGCGCACCGGCTCGCGGCGGCGGACAGCATCGCGCTCGAGGAGCTCGCCGGCGAGCGGTTCGTGACCTATCCGTCCTACCCCCGGTCCGTGCTGCGCCAGGCGGTCGAGTCGATGTGCGCCGCGCACGGCTTCCGGCCGCGCAGCGCGCTCGAGGCGGCGGAGACCGCGACGCTCGTCTCGTTCGTCGCCGCCGGGTACGGCGTCTCGCTCGTCCCCGAGTCGGTGACGCAGATGACGGTCGCCGGGGCCGTCTACCGGCCGCTGCGCGACGAGGACCATCAGGTCGAGCTCGCCGTCGCCTGGCGAGGCGACGGGACGACGCCGCTCGTCGCCCGCGCCCTGCACATCGTGCGCCGCGAGCTGACGACGGTGTAG
- a CDS encoding mandelate racemase/muconate lactonizing enzyme family protein — protein MSLTEPAVTAGLDLAGAMGAVRITAVEAIPFAVPYRRPARFASGQVDTADNVLVRVHTDAGVVGSAEAQPRPYTYGETQASIVSLVRDVLAPRVVGLDPLAVEQIHARCATIAGNQVARASIDLAAWDAVGRLLGVSCSRLLGGFAPDVPAAHMLSFDEPAAMAEEALAVHAELGVTTFKVKVGREPDVDVAAVRAVREALPAAALYVDANRGWSLPDAQRAGDALVELGVSAIEEPIAVEDHAGRRRLTERWSVPLVGDESAISLDHVERAIDGGEVRAISLKTARTGFTESRRILGLCLGRGVPIHVGSQYEGRLGALASVAFAAAHAETAVRPAEVTNFLDLSGDLLAGLPVVRDGRVAVPAGPGLGADVDEDALHRYREDR, from the coding sequence GTGAGCCTGACCGAGCCCGCCGTCACCGCCGGCCTGGACCTCGCCGGCGCCATGGGCGCCGTGCGGATCACCGCCGTCGAGGCGATCCCCTTCGCCGTGCCCTACCGGCGCCCGGCGCGCTTCGCGTCCGGCCAGGTCGACACGGCGGACAACGTGCTCGTGCGCGTGCACACCGACGCCGGCGTCGTCGGCAGCGCCGAGGCCCAGCCGCGCCCGTACACGTACGGCGAGACGCAGGCGTCGATCGTCTCGCTCGTGCGCGACGTGCTCGCGCCGCGCGTCGTCGGGCTCGACCCGCTCGCCGTCGAGCAGATCCATGCCCGCTGCGCGACCATCGCCGGCAACCAGGTCGCCCGCGCGAGCATCGACCTCGCCGCGTGGGACGCCGTCGGCCGGCTGCTCGGCGTGTCCTGCAGCCGGCTGCTGGGCGGCTTCGCGCCGGACGTCCCCGCCGCCCACATGCTGTCCTTCGACGAGCCGGCCGCGATGGCGGAGGAGGCGCTCGCCGTCCACGCGGAGCTCGGCGTGACCACGTTCAAGGTGAAGGTCGGCCGCGAGCCGGACGTCGACGTCGCCGCGGTGCGCGCCGTGCGGGAGGCGCTGCCCGCCGCCGCCCTCTACGTCGACGCCAACCGGGGCTGGTCGCTGCCCGACGCGCAGCGCGCCGGCGACGCGCTCGTCGAGCTCGGCGTCAGCGCCATCGAGGAGCCGATCGCCGTCGAGGACCACGCCGGCCGCCGCCGCCTGACGGAGCGCTGGAGCGTGCCGCTCGTCGGCGACGAGAGCGCGATCAGCCTCGACCACGTCGAGCGCGCCATCGACGGCGGCGAGGTCCGCGCGATCAGCCTGAAGACCGCCCGGACCGGCTTCACGGAGTCGCGCCGGATCCTCGGGCTGTGCCTCGGCCGCGGCGTGCCCATCCACGTCGGCAGCCAGTACGAGGGCCGCCTCGGCGCGCTCGCCTCGGTGGCCTTCGCCGCCGCCCACGCCGAGACCGCGGTGCGGCCGGCCGAGGTGACGAACTTCCTCGACCTGTCCGGCGACCTCCTCGCGGGCCTGCCGGTCGTGCGCGACGGCCGCGTCGCGGTGCCCGCCGGGCCCGGGCTCGGTGCGGATGTCGACGAGGACGCGCTGCACCGCTACCGGGAGGACCGCTGA